The DNA region TCCCAGTAGCTCAGCTGGATAGAGCAACGGCCTTCTAAGCCGTCGGTCGGGAGTTCGAATCTCTCCTGGGACGCTAACGTAAACACCCTGAACTTTTTATTAAAGTTCAGGGTGTTTTTTATCTCTTATATTACTTAGAGAAACGGTCAGTATATAAATTATGACTTACTCCGCTTGTTATATTTTTTTGAAATGATTCAAGATGCGATTTGATAGCTTCTTTTATGATTTTTTCTTCTGTCCCGAGCCTTTTTCTACTACATCAGCCGGTAATCTCGCAACGAGGCTACCGGCTTTTTTGAGCAGAAATGCTGACATACGGATCAGAAAACGAAGTCAGGCTGCCTCGGAAGTCTTGATACATAAAAAAAAGCCCGGGATATGGAATCCGGACTATTTCCGTATCCTAGTGGGCTTTTTAAATGGTCAGCATTAAACCAGTACTATTGTGATTTTATAGTTATTTATGATTAGATTTATGATTAGATTTCTTGGAAAGCAGTTTCTTTCCTTGTTCGATTTGCTCGTTAATTTGCTGTAGGGCATTGCCTAAGCCATTGAAAACATTAGCAGCTGACTGATTAGCTGCGACAAGCTGTTCTGCATTTACTGGAGTATGATCATTTTTTTTGAATTGATCTGTCAAAGCATCAATTTTTTCTGCTTCTGCTCTAATTAATTCGGCAAGAGCGAATTTTTCATTAATGGCTCCAACAATCAGGAGGACCCCGAGTATTCTTTCGATTTCATTTCTATCGTAGCTTTGAGCGGTTTTCATAAGCTGCTTAAAATTTTGTTCCATTTAACATTCTCCTTTGTTTAGTATATTTTTGCAGTCCGGATTGTATAAGTTATGTTTTCCTGTGAAATAAGCTTGGACAATTGCAGATTTTCAATGAAAATATACTCATATCCATAAGGGAAATATCCTTATGGAACCTTCTTTTGGGGAAATAATCTTACTATCCTCTGTGTCTCATTAAATAAGCTCTGTAGACTCACTCAAGCACTTTGAATGAGAACAGTGATACTGTTCTTTCAATTTAGTTCAGAACGCTCAGCTGGACAGAGGATATGCCATCTAAGTGTATATTCGGGAGTTCGAAGCTCTCCCTGGGACGCTACCAAAAGAAAAAGACAAAAACCAAAGCGGTTTTTGTCTTTTTGCATATAAGTGCTTGATGCTATTGACTTAAATTTCTATTATGACTATATAAATCAAAGTCTGGATGAGATCCGTTTTTAATGATTTCCGTGATTATTTTTGACAAGATGCTGCTATAGACAAGTCCATTATCTCCGTAGGCGAATAGGAAATGACAACGGGGGAATTCCTCGTACTGCCCAATTAGAGGGAGTCCGTCATGTGTCCCACCATAGAAGGCTCCAAGATAATATTCAGGCTCTGCATGTATATTAGGGAAAAGCTTATTAAATTCCTTTATTAGCTTTTTCTTCTTAGCGATGATTTTGGAATCACGATCCTCCGGGTAGGTCGTATTGTCGTCAAGCCCTCCAATGATGATTCTATTATCTGCGGTTGTCCGCATATAGACGTATGGGCGGGCCGTCTCCCAGATTAATGTTTGCTTATACCAATCGGATTGCTGCAGATTCTCAACCGGCTTGGTGATGACGGCATAGGAGCTGGTTAAAAGGCAATCCTTCTCCTTTTTGAATTCAAGCCCTTCATAACCTGCGGCAATAATGACATGCTTTGCCGTGATGGAATGATTACGATTCGTATAAAATATAGCGTGTTCCTTCGTGAATTTCTTCCCTTTTATTTCGGTGTTCTCATATATTTGAACACCCTTCCTGGAGGCAGTCTGCAGCAGACTATGATTATACTTGAATGGATTGATTTCTCCATCATTATGGATATACAAGGCAGATTGCTTAGAGAAAGGGTATCGCTCTTTAATTTGTTTTTCGTCCAGAAAATCCACTTGAAAGCCGTGCTTGGCTAAAAAATGATACTCCTTTTGCAGCTTCTCCTCTCCTTGTGAATCACTGGCATAATAGAGGCTATCCCTTCGTTTAAATTCAGGGTCGACATCAATTTTTTTGGAAGAATCCTCAATATCGGATATAGCTTGTTCACATAATTTCGTATGATGAATGGCTGATTCCTCTCCAAACGTATGAATCAGCTCAAATAGCATCTTATCCCCTAGATATTGGAGAAGGGCGGTGTTCGCCATTGTACTGCCAGTGCCAATCTGTCGCTTATCGACAACAGCGACCTTAAGGTCTGTTTCGCTTAAAAGGTGAGCACATTGAGCCCCTGAGCTTCCTCCTCCGATGATGAGAACATCACAAAAAATATCCTCTTCCAATGGCGGATAAGATGGAGGATGTGTAAGTGTTGTTTGCCAATAAAACTCCCCGTTTTGAAGATTCATGAATCCTGCTCCTTTAGTAAAAATCGTTCTGCATAGATTTC from Pradoshia eiseniae includes:
- a CDS encoding NAD(P)/FAD-dependent oxidoreductase gives rise to the protein MNLQNGEFYWQTTLTHPPSYPPLEEDIFCDVLIIGGGSSGAQCAHLLSETDLKVAVVDKRQIGTGSTMANTALLQYLGDKMLFELIHTFGEESAIHHTKLCEQAISDIEDSSKKIDVDPEFKRRDSLYYASDSQGEEKLQKEYHFLAKHGFQVDFLDEKQIKERYPFSKQSALYIHNDGEINPFKYNHSLLQTASRKGVQIYENTEIKGKKFTKEHAIFYTNRNHSITAKHVIIAAGYEGLEFKKEKDCLLTSSYAVITKPVENLQQSDWYKQTLIWETARPYVYMRTTADNRIIIGGLDDNTTYPEDRDSKIIAKKKKLIKEFNKLFPNIHAEPEYYLGAFYGGTHDGLPLIGQYEEFPRCHFLFAYGDNGLVYSSILSKIITEIIKNGSHPDFDLYSHNRNLSQ